CCGGGGCAAAAGAGTAAAAGAAGGCACCTTCGCGACCTTGGTTTTGGGGGTGGCTCCGAATATGCCCTTGGGCTCCCCATTCCAATATTCACAAAAAGCGGGATGTCGTGGCAATACTTGGGTGGATTATAAAGTGACTGTCACCGATACCAAAAACAATAAGACCTGGAATAAGGAGAAAAACCGCCTCATGCCATTGGTCGATGACTTTGACCTTACCGGTAAATTTAAGTACGAAGAAGGCAAAGCCATGTCGTACGCATCTTTCACTCCTAAAAACAAAGGGGCAAAATCGCCACTCATCATTTGGCTTCACGGCGGCGGCGAAGGCGGCACGGACCCTACGATTCCGTTGCTTGGCAACAAGGCCGCCAATTACGCTTTTGCCGAAATGCAGACTTTTTTCGGGGGCGCGTATGTACTGTCACCGCAATGTCCGGGCGCGTGGATGCACAATAAAAACGGCGTAACGACGCATGGAGAGGAGGAGGACGTATACAACAAAGGGTTAATGGCGCTTATCAAAGACTTTGTCAATACTCATCCCGATATAGATAAGAAGCGAATTTATGTAGGAGGCTGCTCCAACGGCGGTTATATGGCGTTGAAACTGATCTTAAACGAACCCGGCTACTTTGCAGCCGGATATATCAGTGCGTTGGCGTATCAATCGCAGTTTATTTCTGACCCACAGATAAAGAGCATCAAAAACGTACCGATTTGGTTTGTTCATTCAAAAGATGATGCGACCACGGTTCCCGAAAAAACGGTAGTACCTGTATATCAGCGCCTGAAAGCTGCCGGGGCAAAGAACGTTTACTTCAGCTATTATGACCATGTAACTGATCTTTCGGGCTTTTTCGGTGGCGAAAATTACTATTATACCGGGCATTGGTCCTGGATATATTCCCACGTCAACCATGCTAAAACGGATTTTGACGGCTCATTGGTAAAACTCAACGGTAAGCCGGTGACGATCATGGAATGGATGGCCGCGCAATCAAAATAACAAAAGGTCCTGAGGAAACAATTTTATTAAAATCTGTGCCCTCAAGACCTTTTTTACGTAACGCTGCTCCCCGGTTTTTTCAAATTAGCTGTTTAGCAAATTTATATCCTACCCGCCGTTAATCTAAGCGGTAAATTTCCATAATGTCCTTCAATATTTTGGGGAAATCTATTTTCAGGTCAATTAGTTTACCCGTATGAATATCAAAGACCCACCCCTGAACCGTAATGCCCCGCTCACGGTAGGCTTCCTGTACGGCAGCTAATTTGATGACATTGATGCATTGTTCCTGTACATTCAATTCTACCAATCGGTTGTAGCGTGCCGGCTCATCTTCGATCGCATTCAGCTCTTCTTTGTGCGTACGATACACATCCCGGATATTTCTTAACCACGGATTCAGGATACCCAAATCGGCATGTTGCATGGCAGCTTTGATGCCGCCGCACGAATAATGCCCGCATACGATGATATGTTTGACTTTGAGGTGACGCACGGCATAGTTGATGACACTCATCACGTTCAGGTCAATGCTGACCACCATGTTGGCAATATTGCGATGGATAAAAACCTCCCCCGGCTGTACCCCCATAAGATCTTCGGCGGTTACACGGCTGTCCGAACATCCTATGTACAGAAAATCAGGATGTTGGCCTTGCACCAATTTCTCAAAATACTCCGGGTCCTGCCTGAGCTTTTCGGCAACCCATTGCTCATTGTTTGCAAAAATGCGTTGAAATGTGTCCATACCGAAATGGGTGTTTAGTGGTAGTTGGTCAGTCTTGCCTGCGATTATTCTTTTGTTCTAATTTCTTATAGACCTCTTCAAATGCACGACCCTCTGCCACTTGTTCCACCAGCAAAGGAATTTTTGCTTCTCCCGCCCCCAACAGCCACCGCGCCACTTCCATTCCCGAGGTCATATAAGCCAGCATAACGTGCCTTTCGTTGCCTTTGAAAAAATCGTGCATAGAGGCTATCTCATCCAAATGAAGCGCGATCTGCCCTCCTCCGGAGATATATAAATATTCATCTTTGTAATCAATGTAGCGTTGAATACTGTCGGTTTTGGGCACAAACCGATAATCGACCATCAATGCCAGCCCTTCGTTAAACCACTGCGGAATCTGCCGGGTGGTTTTCCACCAGCCAAGCCGCGTAAAAAGCTCATCGTGACACATTTCATGGGCAATCACATCGGTATTAAGCCCATCCATATTGAGTACAATGTACGAATCGCCCCACGGAGTACCGATGCTACACCCCGCCCCTTCTCCGCTGTTGCAGTAACGTTGGTATTGCTCGGCGCGCCGGCACAGTATAATGGTCGGCTTTCCTGCGCGACTTCCCCAAAACGAATGAATACGGCGTTGGGCGTCGCGAATGACCGCCTCGGCATTCTTTTGAAGTTTAGGCGACAGGTCCGGGCTGACGTACAGTTGGCCGGCAGAGCGTTTAAAATCTGAATAGCGAATGACCAAACAACGAAATACGTGCGGAAACAACACGAAGTAACTTACCGTGAAAGCAACGCATGCCATCAAAATCCACAAAAAAAGGCGACGTACCGGCATTAGTCCAAATCTGCGTTCATTTTGGCCACACTCATTACAACCAAATAAGTAGGAATGACGAATTATTCGATTTACGAATTACGAATAATATTCTGATATTTAAACTATCACAAAACATCAAAACATCGTTTATCTTGGCATACCTACTTACAGCATTTCTCAGTAGAATCAATTATTCAAATGCCGAGATGTCAATATTTAACGCTTGTGCAGCCTCTCTGATAATGTTTTGCTGAAACGTGGGAGCTACTTCCGATAGTTTTATATCTCCTGCAATCAGGCTGCTGATGGTTTCATTACTCAATATATAAGGCGCAAAATGCGCTCCGTACTTTTCCTCTATCCATCGTTTGATGGGCAAAAAAACGTGTTCGCGCAGCCGATTGTAGCGGGTGGCTTTGCGTTGCCATTCTGCCACTTCCTGACTCGTCGGGCTTTGTTTTTGAGTCGACAGCGACCGTTCTTTTGCCGTTATTTCAGCCTGTTCCAACACCATCCTGAACTGCTCGGCCACCGCTTCATTCTGAATCCGATAATGAATTCCTTTCAAGTTCATCCAATCCTTCAAGACCACGGGCGTTTGCATCACCTGATACACCAATTGCTCCGGAAAGACCTGATAATGCGGCTTGTTGATGTACTTTGCCTGCTCATCCCGAAACCGATACAGTTCGTTCAGAATGTATTGTTGAAAAGGCGCGAGGTCACGTTGTTCTTTGGGACTCAAAAACGTTTCTTTCGGCTTGGGGGAATAGTCTTTGCGTTCCACCACCCGCATCATCTGTTCAAACCATTCCCACCGATTCTGCGCCTGCAGGCGCTCGGCAAACACTTTTCGCAACGCCAATAAATGGATCACATCGGTGGCGGCATACTCCAGCTGAAGGGGCAAAAGCGGACGCTTGAGCCAGTTGCTTTGCTGTTTTTTCTTGCTTGATTCCACCCCGAGCAACTCATTTAGAACACTGCTGAGACCTATTTTCTCAAAGCTCAGCATTTTGGCCGCCACACTCGTATCGAAGATATTGCGGGGTGAACAGCCGTGCAAATGCAGCAAACGCAGGTCTTCGCCACAATCATGAAAGACTTTTTCGGACCGCTCGTCCTCCAACACACGCCAAAGAGACGTCAGGTCCGGAATGGAAAAAGGGTCGATCAAATAGCAGGTATCGGGAGCAGCGATTTGAATAAGACAAAGCGTAAAGCCGTAGGCATAATGGTTGTGATCAAATTCGGTATCAATAGCAAACGCCTCCAAACCGCTTAGATGCTTAACCACTTTTTCAAACTCCTCTTGGGTCTGAATCATAACAGGTATTGACATAGCGTCAAAAATAGCAAAAACAACGTCATTTTGTCTATACATACAAGCAAAAAACAAAAAAACAATGTCAAAATTTCCGCTTTTCAGGGCAGGCACACTCCTTGTACTGAACCAGTTATCAAAATCACAGTCACTAAACCGATAACAGAAAAGCCGCCATGAATTTCAACCAATATACCATCAAAGCGCAGGAGGTCATCCAGCGTGCGGTGCAGATCGCTCAGAGCAACCAACAACAAGCGGTAGAAACGGGACACGTTTTGCAGGCCATTTTGGAAGATGACCCCAACACTTCGCAGTTTTTGATGAAAAAACTGAATGTGCAGCCTCAAGTACTGCAAACCAGGATACAGGCCACCGTCAATGCCTATCCAAAAGTAGCAGGTACGGCCGCCACCGAATACATAAGTAATGATTTAAACAGTGCTTTTCAAAAAGCCCAAACGTACCTGAAGGAATTTCAGGATGAATTTGTCAGCGTCGAAATGCTGTTTCTTGGCTTGGCCACGGGCAAAGATGCCACCGCCCGACTCATGCAGGAAGCAGGTTTTAAAGAAAAAGAATTACTGGCCGCCATTAAAGAATTAAGAGGAAAAAATAACCCCGTGAAAGATCAAAATGCCGAAGCAAAGTACCGTTCACTCGAACGCTACAGCAAAAATTTGAATGAAATGGCCCGGGCGGGAAAAATTGACCCCGTCATCGGTCGCGACGACGAAATTCGCCGGGTATTGCAGATCTTGGCCCGCCGTACCAAAAACAACCCCATGCTGCTCGGTGAGCCGGGGGTGGGAAAAACAGCCATTGTGGAAGGCCTTGCCCAACGTATCGTGCAAGGCGACGTACCCGAACAACTGAAAACTAAAGAGATCGTATCGCTCGACATGGGCCTGCTCATTGCCGGGGCCAAGTACAAGGGGGAATTTGAAGAACGTCTGAAGGCAGTAATCAAAGAGGTCACCGATTCTGACGGACAGGTCATTTTGTTCATTGATGAAATCCATACGCTCATCGGGGCGGGGGCCGGTGGTGAGGGCGCCATGGATGCTGCCAACTTGCTCAAACCGGCCCTCGCGCGGGGCGAACTCCACACCATTGGGGCCACCACCACCAAGGAGTACCAAAAATACATTGAGAAAGACAAAGCGCTTGAACGCCGCTTTCAGGTCGTCACCGTCGATGAGCCCAACGAACTGGATGCCATCAGCATCCTGCGCGGTATCAAAGATAAGTACGAACTTCACCACGGAGTGCGCATTCAGGATGATGCCGTCATTGCGGCCGTAGAGTTATCAAGCCGGTATATTTCCGACCGTTTTTTGCCCGATAAGGCCATTGACCTGATGGACGAAGCCGCTGCCAAACTGCGTTTGGAGATGGATTCGGTACCCGAAGAACTCGACGACCTCAACCGCCGCATCATGCAGTTGGAAATCGAACGGGAAGCCATTCGTCGCGAAAACGATAAAGACAAAGAAACGCGCCTGAACAAAGAAATTGCCGACCTGAGCGAAGACCGAAACGCCCTCAAAGCGCAGTGGGAACTGGAAAAAGGCAAAATCAGCGAAGTGCGTACGCTCAAAGAGCAGTTGGACCAGCTGCGACTGGAAGCCGAGCAGGCCGAGCGCGCCGGCGATTACGGAAAGGTAGCGGAACTTCGTTACGGTAAGATTCCTGAAATTGAGCAAAAATTGGCCGGTGATATCGGTGAAAATCAATCCAACCAATTGCTCAATGAAGAAGTAACGCCCGAACACATCGCGGAAGTAGTGGCCAAATGGACGGGGATTCCGGTCAGTAAGATGCTGCAAAGCGAGCGCGACAAATTACTGAATCTGGAAACGGAACTTCAAAAACGCGTGGCCGGACAGGAAGAAGCCATCGAAGCCGTAGCCGATGCCGTTCGCCGCTCACGGGCGGGGCTGCAAGACCCCAAACGCCCCATCGGGAGCTTTTTGTTCCTCGGGCCAACGGGCGTAGGAAAAACCGAACTGGCCAAAACCCTCGCCAATTACCTGTTCAACGATGAAAACGCCATGGTGCGCATCGACATGAGCGAGTACCAGGAACGCCACTCGGTCAGCCGTTTGGTGGGAGCGCCTCCCGGCTACGTGGGCTACGACGAAGGCGGTCAGCTGACCGAGGCCGTCAGACGCAAGCCGTACAGCGTGATCTTGCTGGATGAGATCGAAAAGGCTCACCCGGATGTATGGAACATCATGTTGCAGGTATTGGACGACGGCCGCCTGACCGATAACAAAGGACGGATGGCCAACTTCAAGAATACCATCATCATCATGACCTCCAACATCGGCAGCGATATCATCATGGAGAAGTTCAAAGAAGCGGGCAACAAAACCGACAAAGGTTGGAAGCTGTACTTCAAAGAAGAAGCCAAAAACGATGTATTGGGCCTGTTGAAACAAACCGTTCGACCTGAGTTCCTAAACCGTATTGACGAGATCGTGCTCTTTGACCCACTGAGCCACGACAACCTCAAACAAATTGTCCGGATTCAGTTCAACCACATCAAGGGCCTGCTCGCCGAGCAGGGCGTTACGCTGGATGCTACCGACGAGGCATTGCTCAAGCTTTCGGAAGAGGGCTACGAACCCGCCTTTGGTGCCCGACCGCTGAAACGTGTCCTTCAGCGCCGCATTCTGAACGAGTTGTCAAAACAGATCCTGAGCGGCAAGATCACCAAAGACTCCATTATCATGATGGAACTCGGCGAAAACGGCGAAGTCGTTTTTGAGAATATATCGGAAGCGAAACTGGAATTGTAAAAAAAAAGGGTAAACAGCCCCTTACACCATAACAAAACAACCCGTTGAGTTCTCAGCGGGTTGTTTTGTTATTTCTCAAACTGTATATCCTTATAAATCTCTGCCAAGGTAAGCTGCTGCCCCATGAGGACGAATGAATCCTCCAAACGGGTATAATCACGGAGTTCCCAATGATGAATGCCTTTACGCTCGTAGACCGTCACGAACGGTTGGTATTGGCTCACAAAAATGGCGTACTGCAGCGACTCAATTTTTTTATAGGCCAGCAATTTATCCCCAAAATCGTGAGCGATGGTGCTTTTTGAGGTTACTTCTGCTACCAGCACGGGATTCGTAATTTTGCTGTTTGATTTTTTACCGGAAGGTAATGTCACAAATTTGGGATTCCCCTGTACCACCGAAACATCCGCATTAAAATCCGTTGGGGAAATCAGATCGGCAATGTGAATTTTTATGTTGCTGC
Above is a window of Runella slithyformis DSM 19594 DNA encoding:
- a CDS encoding carbonic anhydrase — encoded protein: MDTFQRIFANNEQWVAEKLRQDPEYFEKLVQGQHPDFLYIGCSDSRVTAEDLMGVQPGEVFIHRNIANMVVSIDLNVMSVINYAVRHLKVKHIIVCGHYSCGGIKAAMQHADLGILNPWLRNIRDVYRTHKEELNAIEDEPARYNRLVELNVQEQCINVIKLAAVQEAYRERGITVQGWVFDIHTGKLIDLKIDFPKILKDIMEIYRLD
- the clpB gene encoding ATP-dependent chaperone ClpB, whose translation is MNFNQYTIKAQEVIQRAVQIAQSNQQQAVETGHVLQAILEDDPNTSQFLMKKLNVQPQVLQTRIQATVNAYPKVAGTAATEYISNDLNSAFQKAQTYLKEFQDEFVSVEMLFLGLATGKDATARLMQEAGFKEKELLAAIKELRGKNNPVKDQNAEAKYRSLERYSKNLNEMARAGKIDPVIGRDDEIRRVLQILARRTKNNPMLLGEPGVGKTAIVEGLAQRIVQGDVPEQLKTKEIVSLDMGLLIAGAKYKGEFEERLKAVIKEVTDSDGQVILFIDEIHTLIGAGAGGEGAMDAANLLKPALARGELHTIGATTTKEYQKYIEKDKALERRFQVVTVDEPNELDAISILRGIKDKYELHHGVRIQDDAVIAAVELSSRYISDRFLPDKAIDLMDEAAAKLRLEMDSVPEELDDLNRRIMQLEIEREAIRRENDKDKETRLNKEIADLSEDRNALKAQWELEKGKISEVRTLKEQLDQLRLEAEQAERAGDYGKVAELRYGKIPEIEQKLAGDIGENQSNQLLNEEVTPEHIAEVVAKWTGIPVSKMLQSERDKLLNLETELQKRVAGQEEAIEAVADAVRRSRAGLQDPKRPIGSFLFLGPTGVGKTELAKTLANYLFNDENAMVRIDMSEYQERHSVSRLVGAPPGYVGYDEGGQLTEAVRRKPYSVILLDEIEKAHPDVWNIMLQVLDDGRLTDNKGRMANFKNTIIIMTSNIGSDIIMEKFKEAGNKTDKGWKLYFKEEAKNDVLGLLKQTVRPEFLNRIDEIVLFDPLSHDNLKQIVRIQFNHIKGLLAEQGVTLDATDEALLKLSEEGYEPAFGARPLKRVLQRRILNELSKQILSGKITKDSIIMMELGENGEVVFENISEAKLEL
- a CDS encoding prolyl oligopeptidase family serine peptidase, translated to MTVLKNILNKARGFLLITLLLVGTRNAYAFFPDHGVATTEYTLVVEGFDWGPAVNKVIVGLDAPASTVDFKDFSVSVERSHNCADIPANQAKGNRSVVYAYISDSRGKRVKEGTFATLVLGVAPNMPLGSPFQYSQKAGCRGNTWVDYKVTVTDTKNNKTWNKEKNRLMPLVDDFDLTGKFKYEEGKAMSYASFTPKNKGAKSPLIIWLHGGGEGGTDPTIPLLGNKAANYAFAEMQTFFGGAYVLSPQCPGAWMHNKNGVTTHGEEEDVYNKGLMALIKDFVNTHPDIDKKRIYVGGCSNGGYMALKLILNEPGYFAAGYISALAYQSQFISDPQIKSIKNVPIWFVHSKDDATTVPEKTVVPVYQRLKAAGAKNVYFSYYDHVTDLSGFFGGENYYYTGHWSWIYSHVNHAKTDFDGSLVKLNGKPVTIMEWMAAQSK
- a CDS encoding ribonuclease D, which translates into the protein MIQTQEEFEKVVKHLSGLEAFAIDTEFDHNHYAYGFTLCLIQIAAPDTCYLIDPFSIPDLTSLWRVLEDERSEKVFHDCGEDLRLLHLHGCSPRNIFDTSVAAKMLSFEKIGLSSVLNELLGVESSKKKQQSNWLKRPLLPLQLEYAATDVIHLLALRKVFAERLQAQNRWEWFEQMMRVVERKDYSPKPKETFLSPKEQRDLAPFQQYILNELYRFRDEQAKYINKPHYQVFPEQLVYQVMQTPVVLKDWMNLKGIHYRIQNEAVAEQFRMVLEQAEITAKERSLSTQKQSPTSQEVAEWQRKATRYNRLREHVFLPIKRWIEEKYGAHFAPYILSNETISSLIAGDIKLSEVAPTFQQNIIREAAQALNIDISAFE
- a CDS encoding Uma2 family endonuclease → MVEALKIPTTLAELEALGEEVTLRIPASFEEYLEWVDKCEFTIEYFNNEIVIMGNASYYHEKLVAEIIFCLKTIFNKVTGFSVLGSNIKIHIADLISPTDFNADVSVVQGNPKFVTLPSGKKSNSKITNPVLVAEVTSKSTIAHDFGDKLLAYKKIESLQYAIFVSQYQPFVTVYERKGIHHWELRDYTRLEDSFVLMGQQLTLAEIYKDIQFEK